The genomic stretch CGGAGTGCGGCTTTGAGCGCCCGGAAACTACCGTGTCGGCGACCGAAGTTGAGATGCTTGGCATGAAAGGCACGCGATGTGTATTGCGCTTCGCGGGTGGCGGCGCCGAACTCCACATCCCGCTTCCAGGCCTCTACAACGTCTATAACGTCCTGGCCGCTCTTGCCGCGGCGCTGGCGCTCGGCGTCGAGCCGGACGTCGCGCTTGGCGCCATCGAGGATTTTTCAGCCGCGTTCGGCAGAGTCGAGCGCATCAGCGCCTCGGGCCGCGAAGTTTTCATGATACTCGCAAAGAACCCCGCTGGCTTCAACGAGGTGATACGCACGCTCACGCGCGAGCCGGGCGGGAAATCAGTCATGCTCGCGCTCAACGACAACATCGCCGACGGGCGGGACGTTTCCTGGATATGGGACGTGGATTTCGAGATGTTCCGCGACAGGCTGGACAACGTGGTTTGTTCCGGCATCCGGGCGTGGGACATGGCGCTGAGACTGAAGTACGCCGGGCTCGACGGTGTGTCGCCGGCCACTGAGCCGAATCTCGAGAAAGCGTTCGACCTCGCTCTCGAGTCCGTCGCGCCCGGTGAGACGCTATACGTGATACCGACATACACAGCCATGCTCGAGCTGCGCGGCGCGTTTGTCAGGCGAGGGCTCGTCACCCCTTTCTGGAAGAACAGGCAACAATGAAAATCCGCATCGGGTGGTTGTACCCGGACCTCATGAATATTTACGGAGACCGCGGCAACATAATGGCGCTCGTGCAACGGTGCAGGTGGCGCGGCATTCCGGTCGAGGTGGACGAGCTCGGCATGAGCGCGCGCATCGAAGAAGGACGCCACGACATCTTCTTCATGGGCGGCGGGCAGGACCGCGAGCAGGAGATCGTCTATCGCGATCTGCTGGATGTGAAAGGCGAGGCCCTGAAACGCGAGATCGAGAACGGCGCGGCGGCGCTGGTTATCTGTGGCGGCTATCAGTTGTTCGGAAAATTTTACCGTCCGTTTGATGGCGAGGAACTAAAAGGAATCGAGGTCTTCGACGCTTACACCGTCACCGGCGAGAAACGCTGCATAGGAAATGTCGTAGCGAAATCGACGCTCGGCGGGGTTTCTCAGACAATCGTCGGCTTCGAGAACCACTCGGGCAAGACGTATCTGGGGAAAGGATGCGCGCCGCTCGGCATGGTGACATGCGGTTTCGGCAATAACGCGGAAGATCGCACCGAGGGAGCGGTTTATCTTGGCGCTATCGGGACGTACCTGCACGGCTCGCTCCTGCCGAAAAACCCGGGAATCACGGACTTCCTCATTGAAAAGGGGCTTGCCAGATGGGGAAGAAACGTACAACTCGACCCGCTGGACGATATTATCGAGTTACGCGCGCGCGACGCGGCGACATCGCGGGCGCGCAAAACCCGTTGACAGAGTGGAGATGTACAGATTGAATCTCATGACAAAGCGGAAAAACAGAAGATCAGCAATGTCAACAGTGTCGGCGCTTATCCTGACCGCCTCCTGCGTTGTCCTTCTGATCGCGCCTGCCGTCCCCGTAGCCGCGTCAAAAGGTAGAGTTCTTAAAGCCGACCACCCTTCCTGGGTCGAAAAGAGCATTCCCGGCGCCACGGGCGCCGTCAACTCCATCCAGGTCAAGAGCGGAGACCCGCGGTATTTGTGCGCTGTCGTGGAAGGCTCAAATCTCATCTACTCGAGCTCTGACGGCGGGAGCGCCTGGCTTTCCACCGCTTCAGCCTCAGGCCAGCCGTTTACCGCGCTTGCGGCAAGCAAAGTCTCGTCGGCGATCTTTTACGCGCTCGATCTCGACAACCGCGTGTACAGGAACTTGAACTCAGGCGCCCAGTGGACGCAACTCTCGATCCTCCCGGGGCCGGCAAGCGACATCGACACCGGCGGCAATGCGACCGGCATGGTGGCCGCGACCGGCGCTCCGGCCCAGAACATGTCGATAAATTACAGCGCCGACGGTGGCTCGAACTGGAACGTGGGCGCCAGCCCTTTATCGGAGTGGTCGCTCGCCGCCGGAGACCCCACGGACTCGAACGTCTTCTACGCCGCGCAAGAGGCAACTTCTACGGCGCCGATATTCAACAGCGCGGACAGTGGAATATCCTGGACCGTCTGCGGGACGTTGCCGGGTTCCGCGTCGATACACGTTACGGCAATCGCGGTCTTCCCTAACGGCGGCCCCGTCCTGATCGGAACCGACACGGCCGGGGGCGGACAGGTATATCGCTCCAACGATGGAGGCGTTGCCTGGACAGCGACCGCGGCCGGCCTCCCCGCCGGAGAAGCGGTGCTGGACGTAAGCGTCAGCAACTCTTCGCCCGCTATCGCGTACGCGGCAACCGATAAAGGCGTTTACGCCAGCTACGACCAGGGGACAACGTGGTGCGACATTAGCAACAACCTTCCCGAGAAAGAGTACCGCTCGGTATCGGCGTCCGGCGGCACGGCCAATGCCGTCTTTGCGGGGGCGGCCGACGGCACGCTATACAAATCATGCGCGCCTGTTGTGACGAGCCTGAATCCATCATCGGGATCGACAGGCGACACCATCACGATCACGGGCCTGAATTTCGGCTCTGGCGGCGCCGGCTCGTACGTTTCATTCGCGGGGGTGAGCGCCTCAATCTATCCAACATGGACCGACACGCTAATAAAGGCGCAGGTGCCCGCGGGCGCGATGAGCGGCGGGGTCTTCGTGGTGACTCCGCAGGGATCGTCCAACTCCGCTGAGTTCACCATAATAAGCGCGCCGGTCGCCTACACCTGGTACCTAGCGGAAGGCTGCACCGGTCAGGACGCGCGTGGCGCTTTTGAGACGTGGGTGCTTATCGCGAACCCGGGTGAGACAGCGGCGGACGTCCTGCTTTCTTTCATGACCGAGGAGGGACCACAAAACGGCCCATCGATATCAGTTCCCGCCGGCTCGAGAGAATCGGTTCGGGTGGCGGAGTTCGTCCCGAACACGTGGGAAGTTTCTACCACGGTCGCGTCGGATCAGCCGATCATTGCAGAACGCTCGGTCTACTGGAGCGCGCAAGATTGCTTCCGGCGCTCGGCCACCGACTCCATCGGCGTCACGTCCCCGGCAACCACCTGGTATCTCGCGGAGGGTTGCACAGGCCAGGACGCGCGGGGCAGCTTTGAAACGTGGGTGCTGGTGCAGAACCCTGGAACCCAGGCCGCAAGCGTCGTGCTGACTTATATGACGCCGGAAGGGCCGGTAATCGGCCCGTATCTCATTATCGCTCCCGGCTCGAGAAAGACATTCAACGTCGCGGATACGTTGCCCAATTGCTGGAGCGTCTCGACCACTGTCACGTCCGACGTCCCGGTTGTGGCGGAGCGCTCTATGTACTTCAACACCGCTGCCGCTTACCGGCAGGCCGCGACGGACTCGATTGGAGCGAGGTTCGGCTCGAAAACCTGGTATCTGGCTGAAGGGTGCACCGGCATCGAGGCGCAAGGCGCTTTTGAGACGTGGGTGCTTGTGCAGAACCCCAGGCCAGAACCCGCGAACGCTCAACTGACTTACATGACACCCGCCGGCCCTGTCACGGGTCCGGCCATGACGCTCGAGCCCAATACCAGGAAAAGCGTAAGCATCGCGGACGTGGCGCCAAATACCTGGGACATATCGACTATGGTGACATCAGACCAACCTGTCATAGCCGAGAGGGCCATCTACTGGAGTAGTCCTGAATGCTTCAGGAACTCGGCCACCGACTCGATCGGCGTGACCTCGCCCGCGACATCATGGTGCCTCGCCGAGGGGTGCGCCGGAGTCAACGACCAGGGCGCTTTCGAGACGTGGGTGCTGGTTCAGAACCCCGGCTCGCAGGCGGCATACGCGCATGTCACCTACATGACGGGCAAAGGAGAAGTCGAGGGCCCGACCCTCACTTTGCCGCCAAACAGCAGGCAGACCGTGAACATCGCGGATGTCGTCCCCGGCAACTGGAACGTATCCACGAGCGTGACTTGCGACGTGCCGGTCATCGTCGAGCGCTCAATGTACTGGAACGCGCCCGGAGCGCTCCGGCAGGCGGCGCACGACTCTATCGGCGTGGCGCAGTAGCCGCTGTCCTGCTGTCACGTCTTTCCAAAAGCCCGAATCGTTATGCTAAAATACATAATACTTCGCGACACGGGCGTTTAGCTCAGCGGGAGAGCGCTGCCTTCACACGGCAGAGGTCGTGGGTTCAAATCCCCCAACGCCC from Candidatus Anoxymicrobium japonicum encodes the following:
- a CDS encoding glutamine amidotransferase; its protein translation is MKIRIGWLYPDLMNIYGDRGNIMALVQRCRWRGIPVEVDELGMSARIEEGRHDIFFMGGGQDREQEIVYRDLLDVKGEALKREIENGAAALVICGGYQLFGKFYRPFDGEELKGIEVFDAYTVTGEKRCIGNVVAKSTLGGVSQTIVGFENHSGKTYLGKGCAPLGMVTCGFGNNAEDRTEGAVYLGAIGTYLHGSLLPKNPGITDFLIEKGLARWGRNVQLDPLDDIIELRARDAATSRARKTR